A stretch of the Planktothricoides raciborskii GIHE-MW2 genome encodes the following:
- a CDS encoding Rne/Rng family ribonuclease, whose amino-acid sequence MPKQIIIAEQYRLAAVFSEDQIQELVVATGQHQVGDIYLGVVENVLPGIDAAFVNIGDAERNGFIHVSDLGPLRLKRSAGAITELLAPQQKVLVQVMKEPTGNKGPRLTGNITLPGRYLVLMPYGRGVNLSRRIRSEAERSRLRALGILIKPSGMGLLIRTEAEGMAEEAIMEDLEFLQKEWEEIQVEAASIRPPALLNRDDDFIQRVLREMYSTDVNRIVVDSPIAVSRVKQQLINWSGGKSPQGVLVDEHRDPRLPILEYFRVNAAIREALKPRVDLPSGGYIIIEPTEALTVIDVNSGSFTRSSTARETVLWTNCEAATEIARQLRLRNIAGVIIVDFIDMDSRRDQLQVLEHFTKCLRADKARPQIAQLSELGLVELTRKRQGQNIYELFGRVCPTCGGLGHVIHLPGEGEPIAPEPFPPISRPVVPSESLAQLAQERERSVSLPSREVPPLESPARDLLDLESTSDLQELDLLNHPSYQEIGGAASRRRRRRRLEVGEKDATEDLGLRSGGRLSAPTLSPLRESKGEWDEPSESLSPTGPIHKEERLEKTDRRSKRDYNKSSAEPPEIIPVQMTEDEQDVYALMGISPLVLFDGEVKNPKSAVIAVYEPGTTPNIPIASVSSASKPLEVVQVVQNNPAIALDEMDEIDEMDDIDESDESDESDESDDFDESDDFDRSEAMDFSDDIDESDQSDQSDQSDDVDQSEKSDLTLGTSAPTSRRRRRRSSAL is encoded by the coding sequence ATGCCGAAACAAATTATTATCGCGGAGCAATATCGACTTGCTGCCGTTTTTTCTGAAGATCAAATCCAGGAACTGGTTGTTGCCACAGGACAACATCAGGTTGGTGATATTTATCTGGGCGTTGTGGAAAATGTACTTCCTGGAATTGATGCTGCCTTTGTCAATATTGGCGACGCCGAACGCAATGGATTTATTCACGTCAGCGACCTCGGTCCCCTGCGCTTGAAACGTTCTGCGGGCGCCATTACCGAACTGTTGGCACCTCAGCAAAAAGTGCTGGTACAGGTGATGAAAGAGCCAACGGGCAATAAAGGTCCTAGACTCACGGGTAATATCACTCTACCCGGTCGCTATTTGGTCTTAATGCCCTACGGTCGAGGGGTGAATCTTTCGCGGCGAATTCGCTCGGAAGCGGAACGCAGCCGTTTACGCGCTTTGGGAATTCTGATTAAGCCTTCGGGGATGGGTTTGTTGATCCGTACCGAAGCGGAAGGGATGGCCGAAGAAGCCATTATGGAAGATTTGGAATTTCTCCAAAAAGAATGGGAAGAAATTCAGGTAGAAGCGGCGTCCATTAGACCTCCCGCCCTGCTAAACCGGGATGATGATTTTATTCAACGGGTGCTGCGAGAAATGTACAGCACTGATGTGAATCGAATTGTGGTGGATTCGCCGATCGCCGTCAGTCGGGTGAAGCAACAGTTAATTAACTGGAGTGGTGGCAAGTCACCCCAAGGGGTCTTGGTTGACGAACACCGAGATCCTCGCTTGCCGATTTTGGAATATTTCCGGGTGAATGCGGCTATTCGTGAAGCCCTGAAACCCAGAGTGGATTTACCGTCTGGGGGCTACATTATCATTGAACCCACGGAAGCACTGACGGTGATTGACGTGAACTCTGGTTCTTTTACTCGTTCGTCTACAGCGCGGGAAACGGTTCTCTGGACTAACTGTGAGGCGGCTACAGAAATTGCCCGTCAATTGCGATTACGCAATATTGCCGGTGTGATTATTGTGGACTTCATTGATATGGACTCCCGGCGGGATCAGTTGCAGGTGTTGGAGCATTTTACTAAATGCCTACGAGCGGATAAAGCTAGACCCCAAATTGCCCAATTGTCTGAACTAGGTTTAGTTGAACTGACTCGGAAACGCCAAGGCCAAAATATTTATGAGTTGTTTGGTCGGGTTTGTCCAACTTGTGGCGGTTTAGGCCATGTGATTCATTTGCCCGGTGAAGGGGAGCCGATCGCCCCTGAACCCTTCCCCCCCATCAGTCGCCCGGTGGTTCCCAGCGAGTCCCTGGCTCAGTTGGCCCAAGAACGAGAACGTTCGGTTTCACTTCCCAGTCGAGAAGTTCCACCCCTGGAGTCCCCCGCCCGTGATTTGCTGGATTTGGAATCGACCAGTGATTTACAAGAGCTTGATTTGTTGAATCATCCCAGCTATCAGGAAATTGGTGGGGCTGCCAGTCGTCGTCGTCGCCGCCGTCGCCTGGAAGTTGGGGAAAAAGATGCCACCGAGGACTTGGGTCTGCGATCGGGGGGACGGCTTTCGGCTCCCACTCTCTCCCCTTTGCGGGAAAGTAAAGGGGAATGGGATGAACCCAGTGAATCTTTATCCCCTACGGGACCAATTCATAAAGAGGAACGTCTGGAAAAAACCGATCGCCGCTCTAAGCGTGACTATAACAAGTCATCCGCAGAACCCCCGGAAATTATTCCGGTACAAATGACCGAAGATGAACAAGATGTTTATGCCTTGATGGGAATTTCACCCCTGGTTTTGTTTGATGGTGAGGTGAAAAATCCTAAATCAGCAGTGATTGCGGTTTATGAACCCGGAACCACACCGAATATCCCGATCGCTTCGGTCAGTTCTGCATCTAAACCCTTGGAAGTTGTGCAAGTCGTGCAGAATAACCCGGCGATCGCACTTGATGAGATGGATGAGATCGACGAGATGGATGACATCGATGAGTCTGATGAGTCTGATGAGTCTGATGAGTCTGATGATTTTGATGAGTCCGATGATTTTGATCGGTCTGAGGCGATGGATTTCTCTGATGACATCGATGAGTCCGACCAGTCCGACCAGTCCGACCAGTCCGACGATGTTGATCAGTCTGAAAAGTCCGATCTCACCCTGGGTACTAGCGCACCGACGAGTCGGCGCCGCCGCCGACGCTCTTCGGCTTTGTAA
- a CDS encoding TIGR03960 family B12-binding radical SAM protein, whose protein sequence is MAIAIEKLISTEILQPARYLGKELGTVHKPWESATVRWVLTYPEVYEVGASNLGHIILYNILNAQPRQLCDRSYLPARDLAQKLRDSQTPLFAVESRRYLTDFDILGFSLSYELGATNILEMLDLAGIPLTWKERAENPPATGESGAGQPQWPLIFAGGQTATGNPEPFSDFFDFIALGDGEELLPEIGLVLEEGKNAGLSREELLLDLAQVPGVYVPQFYDLAADGAVYPNRPGVPARVLRRVATPIPAYSIGLVPYTETVHDRLTMEIRRGCTRGCRFCQPGMLTRPAHDVEPTVVVEAIEQGMRATGYNEFSLLSLSCSDYLSLPAVGMEIKNRLKDQNISLSLPSQRVDRFDENIANIIGGTRKSGLTFAPEAGTQRMRDIINKGLTNEELLRGVKTAFEQGWDKVKLYFMIGLPGETDADVLGIAETVRWLQQECRAPKRRPLSVNLTISNFTPKPHTPFQWHSVSTAEFQRKQEMLRSYFRSMRGVKANFTDVRISAMEDFIGRGDRRLAPVVRRAWELGAGMDSWWESLDNAFKAWTEAIAQSGLTWKYRQIENGEWNLIPGSSHPESTQTPEILDAQLDAPLPWDHINTGIDKNWLREDLKRAIAATTVPDCSFDGCSHCGVCGTDFGHNIVFEAPPIPPFIGQVQPLQDRTQRLRVWLGKLGEMKFLSHLDLMRLFDRAVRRAGLPISYSGGYHPSPRISPANALSLGATSSGEIVDFELTQTMDLGDFQTKLAAQLPAEIPIYRVEEVEVKSPSATQLLEQAEYLLTVAWVPSPDQSPNPVDEQLSTTQWQQWLDQILGTAEILWEQTTKKGKVKQVNLRDRLLELELLEVNPDAQTSQIRYRGICRNDGTNLRPHQIIYLLEQVTQEQFQLLNIHRQQLILGSGLKEFL, encoded by the coding sequence GTGGCGATCGCAATCGAAAAACTTATTTCCACTGAAATCCTACAACCGGCTCGTTATCTGGGCAAAGAACTAGGGACAGTTCACAAGCCCTGGGAATCCGCAACGGTGCGCTGGGTTTTGACCTACCCAGAAGTGTATGAAGTTGGGGCATCTAATCTCGGTCATATCATTTTGTATAACATCTTAAATGCACAACCGAGGCAACTGTGCGATCGCTCCTACCTCCCAGCCCGCGACCTAGCCCAAAAACTCCGAGACAGCCAAACCCCCTTATTTGCCGTGGAATCTCGCCGTTATTTAACGGATTTCGATATTCTCGGCTTTAGCTTAAGCTATGAACTGGGCGCCACCAATATTCTAGAAATGTTGGACTTGGCAGGCATCCCCCTCACCTGGAAAGAACGAGCGGAAAACCCCCCAGCCACCGGGGAGTCAGGGGCAGGGCAACCACAATGGCCGCTGATTTTTGCCGGGGGTCAAACTGCCACCGGCAACCCAGAACCTTTCTCCGACTTTTTTGACTTTATTGCCCTGGGAGACGGGGAAGAACTCCTGCCAGAAATCGGCTTAGTCCTGGAAGAAGGCAAAAATGCTGGCCTCAGTCGGGAAGAACTGCTGCTAGATTTAGCCCAAGTCCCTGGGGTCTATGTGCCTCAGTTCTATGATTTAGCTGCCGATGGCGCCGTTTACCCCAACCGCCCTGGGGTGCCTGCGCGGGTGTTGCGGCGCGTGGCTACTCCCATTCCCGCTTATTCCATTGGTTTGGTGCCTTATACGGAAACCGTCCATGACCGGCTGACGATGGAAATTCGGCGCGGTTGTACCAGAGGCTGTCGTTTTTGCCAGCCCGGAATGCTGACCCGACCAGCCCATGATGTAGAACCAACGGTGGTGGTGGAGGCGATCGAGCAAGGAATGCGAGCCACGGGCTATAATGAGTTTTCCTTACTTTCCTTGAGTTGTTCTGATTATCTGTCCCTGCCCGCAGTGGGGATGGAAATCAAGAATCGCCTGAAAGACCAAAATATTTCCCTTTCTTTGCCGTCCCAACGGGTCGATCGCTTTGATGAGAATATCGCTAATATTATTGGCGGCACCCGCAAAAGCGGTCTGACCTTTGCCCCGGAAGCCGGAACTCAGCGAATGCGGGACATTATTAATAAAGGGCTGACCAATGAAGAACTCTTGCGCGGGGTGAAAACCGCTTTTGAGCAAGGGTGGGATAAAGTCAAGCTCTATTTTATGATTGGCTTACCGGGAGAAACCGATGCGGATGTTCTGGGCATTGCCGAAACGGTGCGCTGGTTACAGCAGGAATGCCGCGCCCCCAAACGCCGCCCACTGAGTGTTAATTTGACCATTTCTAACTTTACGCCGAAACCCCATACGCCGTTTCAGTGGCATTCTGTCTCTACCGCAGAGTTTCAGCGCAAACAAGAAATGTTGCGCTCCTATTTTCGCAGTATGAGAGGAGTTAAGGCCAATTTTACGGATGTGCGGATTTCGGCGATGGAAGATTTTATTGGTCGAGGCGATCGCCGTCTCGCCCCCGTGGTGCGTCGGGCTTGGGAGTTGGGCGCCGGGATGGATTCCTGGTGGGAAAGTTTGGATAATGCTTTTAAAGCCTGGACTGAGGCGATCGCCCAATCGGGCCTAACCTGGAAATACCGGCAAATTGAAAATGGGGAATGGAATTTAATTCCCGGATCCAGTCATCCAGAATCTACTCAGACTCCAGAAATCCTCGATGCCCAGTTAGATGCCCCACTACCTTGGGATCATATTAATACGGGCATTGATAAAAATTGGCTCAGAGAAGACCTGAAACGAGCGATCGCGGCGACCACCGTCCCCGATTGTTCTTTTGATGGCTGTTCTCACTGTGGGGTTTGTGGCACAGATTTTGGCCATAATATTGTCTTTGAAGCCCCACCAATTCCCCCATTTATCGGTCAAGTTCAACCCCTACAAGACCGCACCCAACGGCTGCGCGTCTGGTTAGGCAAACTCGGCGAGATGAAATTTCTCAGCCATTTAGATTTAATGCGTCTCTTTGACCGGGCAGTCCGACGAGCCGGATTACCCATTTCTTACTCTGGGGGCTATCACCCCAGCCCAAGAATCTCTCCCGCGAATGCCCTGAGTTTAGGTGCGACCTCTAGCGGCGAAATTGTCGATTTTGAACTGACTCAGACTATGGATCTGGGGGATTTTCAAACTAAATTGGCGGCTCAACTGCCCGCTGAAATTCCCATTTATCGGGTAGAGGAAGTGGAAGTTAAGTCGCCGTCCGCCACCCAGTTGTTAGAACAAGCGGAGTATTTATTGACGGTGGCTTGGGTGCCGTCCCCAGACCAGTCCCCAAATCCGGTTGATGAGCAATTGAGTACAACCCAGTGGCAGCAGTGGCTTGACCAGATTTTAGGGACCGCAGAAATTCTCTGGGAACAGACCACGAAAAAAGGCAAGGTGAAACAGGTAAATCTGCGCGATCGCCTCCTGGAACTAGAATTGCTAGAAGTCAATCCCGATGCTCAAACCAGCCAGATCCGGTATCGTGGCATTTGCCGCAATGATGGCACCAACCTGCGTCCCCATCAAATCATCTATTTATTGGAACAAGTCACCCAGGAGCAATTTCAACTTTTAAATATCCATCGGCAACAACTCATATTAGGATCGGGATTGAAAGAATTTTTGTAA
- a CDS encoding STAS domain-containing protein yields MYGTACVSAKEITVVQPSGPINAANAAAFRSELHWAVESAVDSPLLVDMQKVEFLDSAGLMVLVSALSRAQKVQRKFGLCSVDPAIKMIFELTQLERVFELYESRAAFEAAID; encoded by the coding sequence ATGTACGGAACGGCTTGTGTTTCAGCCAAAGAAATTACGGTGGTTCAGCCTTCTGGGCCAATTAATGCCGCCAATGCTGCTGCATTTAGGTCTGAGTTGCATTGGGCAGTAGAATCAGCCGTCGATTCTCCATTGCTGGTCGATATGCAAAAGGTAGAATTTCTCGACAGTGCCGGACTGATGGTTTTAGTTAGTGCCCTGAGTCGCGCTCAAAAAGTGCAGCGGAAATTTGGTCTTTGTTCCGTTGATCCAGCAATCAAGATGATTTTTGAGTTGACCCAGTTGGAGAGAGTCTTTGAACTGTATGAAAGCCGTGCCGCTTTTGAAGCTGCAATTGATTAA
- a CDS encoding pyridoxal phosphate-dependent aminotransferase, whose translation MQFAKRLEKIPPYLFAEMDRKRQELIAQGVDIINMGAGDPDKPTPERILKAMHAALDDPSNHSYPPYQGILEFRKAAGQWMERRFGVSGLNPDTEIISSIGAKEAIHNTFLAFVESGDYTLIPDPGYPVYRSATIFAGGEPFVMPLTPENHFLPDLKAIPESVAQQAKLLWVNYPNNPTGALASLAYFEELVAFCRHYDILLCHDHAYSEIAYDGYQPPSVLQVPGAKDVAIEFHSLSKSYNMTGWRIGFVVGNAVGIQGLRQVKSNVDSGVFKAIQKTAIAAFDSTEAEIQPMISLYQKRRDLVVAGLKSLGWPISPPGATLYIWVPVPPGYTSQEFVSLLLDKCGIIVPSGNAYGKNGEGFFRIAITLGEERIQEAIARMKAAGIRYQ comes from the coding sequence ATGCAGTTTGCCAAACGTTTAGAAAAAATTCCCCCTTATCTCTTTGCGGAAATGGACCGCAAACGCCAGGAGCTAATCGCTCAAGGGGTTGATATTATCAATATGGGAGCCGGAGATCCAGATAAACCCACTCCGGAACGGATCCTCAAAGCGATGCACGCAGCCCTGGATGATCCGTCTAATCATAGTTATCCGCCTTATCAGGGCATCCTTGAGTTTAGAAAAGCGGCTGGTCAGTGGATGGAACGGCGGTTTGGGGTTTCTGGATTAAACCCAGATACGGAAATTATTTCTTCTATTGGGGCGAAAGAAGCGATTCATAATACTTTTCTGGCATTTGTGGAATCCGGTGACTATACCCTGATTCCCGATCCTGGGTATCCGGTATATCGGAGTGCGACGATTTTTGCCGGTGGGGAGCCTTTTGTGATGCCCTTGACGCCAGAAAATCATTTTTTGCCGGATTTGAAAGCTATTCCTGAGTCGGTGGCGCAACAGGCGAAATTGCTGTGGGTGAATTATCCCAATAATCCCACGGGGGCTTTGGCAAGTTTGGCTTATTTTGAGGAATTGGTGGCATTTTGCCGTCATTACGATATTTTGCTGTGCCATGACCATGCTTATTCTGAGATCGCTTATGACGGGTATCAGCCTCCTTCGGTGTTGCAAGTTCCGGGGGCTAAGGATGTGGCGATCGAGTTTCATAGTTTGTCGAAATCCTATAATATGACCGGCTGGCGGATTGGCTTTGTGGTGGGTAATGCCGTGGGGATTCAGGGTTTGCGACAGGTGAAGTCGAATGTGGACTCTGGGGTGTTTAAGGCAATTCAAAAAACCGCGATCGCCGCTTTTGATTCTACCGAGGCAGAAATCCAACCGATGATTTCTCTGTATCAAAAACGCCGGGATTTGGTGGTGGCAGGATTAAAATCTCTGGGTTGGCCGATTTCACCCCCTGGGGCGACTCTTTATATCTGGGTGCCGGTTCCCCCAGGTTATACTTCCCAGGAGTTTGTCTCGTTACTGTTGGACAAATGTGGGATTATTGTGCCTTCGGGTAATGCTTATGGCAAAAATGGTGAGGGTTTTTTCCGTATTGCCATTACCCTGGGAGAAGAACGGATCCAAGAGGCGATCGCTCGCATGAAAGCGGCAGGAATTCGCTACCAATAG
- the clpS gene encoding ATP-dependent Clp protease adapter ClpS gives MSVETIEKRSTVRKLAPRYRVLLHNDDFNSMEHVVQTLLTTVPSLTQPQAVSIMMEAHTNGLALVITCALEPAEFYCETLKNHGLTSTIEPDE, from the coding sequence GTGTCAGTTGAAACCATTGAAAAACGTTCAACAGTCAGGAAGTTAGCACCGCGTTATCGGGTGTTGCTCCATAACGATGATTTCAACTCAATGGAGCATGTCGTACAAACCTTGTTGACCACAGTGCCGAGTCTGACTCAGCCCCAAGCGGTCAGCATTATGATGGAAGCCCACACCAATGGCCTTGCCTTGGTAATTACTTGTGCCTTAGAACCGGCAGAGTTCTACTGTGAAACCTTGAAAAACCACGGGCTAACTAGCACAATCGAACCGGACGAGTAA
- a CDS encoding CPBP family intramembrane glutamic endopeptidase, whose protein sequence is MKLISTSLSEYSAPLRLAIFVLTLLCLWAPLAIPIYWLVSDPNWQSILTMAILYGEFIFLVKYWGKHVYQEPKLLHSLGLEFTKRNGQELIRGLAFGLVVVMSLLLLESGLGWLTWQLPEPSNLPKVILEGFLVSLGVGFAEELLFRGWLLTELQRDYSLTASLWASATIFACLHYIKPVEEMVRNLPAFPGLLLLGLTLVWAKRSSQGRLGLPMGFHGGLVWGYYIINTGQLVVYSDQVSEWLTGIGKNPIAGLMGILFLGIIAVFMRRGATRG, encoded by the coding sequence GTGAAACTTATTTCCACCAGTCTCAGTGAATATTCAGCACCGCTGAGGCTGGCAATTTTTGTGCTGACTCTGCTGTGCCTCTGGGCACCCTTAGCTATCCCCATTTATTGGCTTGTCAGTGACCCGAATTGGCAAAGCATCCTGACAATGGCTATTTTATATGGTGAATTTATTTTTCTAGTCAAATATTGGGGCAAGCACGTTTACCAAGAACCCAAACTTCTCCACTCATTAGGGCTGGAATTTACCAAACGCAATGGCCAAGAATTAATCAGAGGCTTGGCTTTTGGTTTGGTGGTTGTGATGAGTTTGTTACTTTTAGAATCCGGGTTAGGTTGGTTAACCTGGCAGTTGCCAGAACCAAGCAATTTACCCAAGGTAATTTTAGAAGGCTTTTTAGTGTCTCTGGGGGTGGGATTTGCCGAGGAACTGTTATTTCGGGGTTGGCTGTTGACTGAGTTGCAGCGGGACTATAGTTTGACCGCATCCCTGTGGGCTTCGGCAACAATTTTTGCCTGTTTGCACTATATCAAACCTGTTGAAGAAATGGTGCGAAATTTACCGGCTTTTCCGGGTTTATTGTTGTTGGGTTTGACCTTAGTCTGGGCAAAGAGAAGTAGTCAAGGTCGGTTGGGTTTGCCGATGGGTTTTCATGGCGGTTTAGTCTGGGGTTATTATATTATTAATACGGGTCAGTTAGTGGTTTATTCTGACCAGGTTTCTGAATGGCTGACGGGAATTGGCAAAAATCCGATCGCCGGATTAATGGGTATTTTATTTTTGGGTATAATTGCGGTGTTTATGCGGCGTGGGGCGACGCGAGGGTAA
- a CDS encoding Uma2 family endonuclease, producing the protein METAGICLPPRLELKLNLTDEQFWQLCQENDDLRFEATATGELIIMPPTGGTTSDRNADLTYQLRAWSRQNNLGKVFDSNGGFQLPNGAKRAPDSSWLKMERWNALTPEEQDKFLPLCPDFVVELMSPNDTLAETREKMAEYMANGAQLGWLINRKQRQVEVYHPDKEVEILDNPDTVSGENILPGFVLDLSTIW; encoded by the coding sequence ATGGAAACCGCAGGCATTTGTTTACCCCCAAGATTAGAGCTAAAACTCAACCTGACTGACGAACAGTTTTGGCAACTCTGCCAGGAAAACGACGATTTAAGATTTGAAGCTACCGCGACCGGAGAATTAATTATCATGCCACCGACTGGAGGAACCACTAGCGATCGCAATGCCGATCTAACTTATCAATTAAGAGCTTGGAGTCGCCAGAATAATCTTGGTAAAGTCTTTGATTCTAATGGCGGATTTCAACTTCCCAATGGAGCAAAACGTGCCCCGGACTCGTCTTGGTTAAAGATGGAGCGTTGGAATGCTTTAACTCCCGAAGAACAAGATAAATTTCTCCCTTTATGTCCTGATTTTGTGGTGGAACTGATGTCGCCAAACGATACTTTAGCAGAAACCCGCGAAAAGATGGCAGAATATATGGCCAATGGCGCCCAGTTAGGTTGGTTAATTAACCGAAAACAGCGACAGGTAGAAGTTTATCACCCGGATAAAGAGGTAGAAATTTTGGATAATCCCGATACGGTATCGGGCGAGAATATTTTACCCGGTTTTGTCTTAGACTTATCGACAATTTGGTAA
- a CDS encoding S-layer protein — protein MKYSIIPLISLMLWVGSSLPGRSRILAAARSEQISPENPETVAQNNPQQGELTKAEILNACIQERAETLPQLYSDVPANHWAFKAVQTMAYCGAYRSATPPALIEELLNSEPNEPLNFGDNFGDKFGDRIFPGSPE, from the coding sequence ATGAAATATAGTATTATTCCTTTAATCAGTTTGATGCTTTGGGTGGGGAGTAGTTTGCCGGGGCGATCGCGCATCCTCGCCGCTGCGCGATCGGAGCAAATTTCCCCAGAAAACCCTGAAACAGTGGCACAAAATAACCCGCAGCAAGGAGAACTTACCAAAGCAGAAATTCTCAACGCTTGTATTCAAGAAAGAGCGGAAACTTTGCCCCAACTATACAGCGATGTCCCGGCGAATCATTGGGCATTTAAAGCCGTGCAAACAATGGCTTATTGTGGGGCGTATCGTTCCGCCACACCCCCCGCTTTAATTGAGGAACTACTCAACAGCGAACCGAACGAACCGCTTAATTTTGGTGACAATTTTGGTGACAAGTTTGGGGATAGAATCTTTCCCGGTTCACCGGAATAA
- a CDS encoding photosystem II high light acclimation radical SAM protein, translating into MENRILYVRLPCNPIFPIGVVYLSDHVHKLFPEVEQRIFDLGTIPPLDFGKALDACIDEFKPTLLVFSWRDIQIYAPVGGRAGNPLQNAFEFYYAKNPLIKLRGALGGLKVATAYYGELWRNIGLIKRGLNRSRQYHPEVRAVVGGGAVSVFYEQLGRSLPNGTIISVGEGEALLEKLLRGQDLSDERCYVVGETQPRDRLIHEQPANIEKSACNYDYIESIWPEFPYYFQEEDFYIGVQTKRGCPHNCCYCIYTVIEGKQVRINPADEVVKEIRQLYDRGIRNFWFTDAQFIPARRFIDDAVELLQKIIDAGMDDIHWAAYIRADNLTPELCDLMVKTGMNYFEIGITSGSQELVRKMRMGYNLRVVLENCRDLKAAGFNDLVSVNYSFNVIDETFETIRQTIAYHRELERIFGADKVEPAIFFIGLQPHTHLEEYAFKNDMIKPGYNPMSLMPWTARKLLWNPEPLGSFFGEVCLEAWRRNPNDFGREVMQILEERLGCADLEEALSAPIESKNPPKQLVTV; encoded by the coding sequence ATGGAAAATCGTATCCTTTACGTTCGCCTTCCGTGTAATCCGATCTTTCCCATTGGGGTGGTCTATCTCTCGGATCATGTCCACAAACTTTTTCCCGAAGTTGAGCAACGCATTTTCGATCTGGGGACTATTCCTCCCCTAGACTTTGGGAAAGCCCTGGATGCTTGCATCGATGAATTTAAACCAACCCTGTTGGTGTTCTCCTGGCGAGATATTCAAATCTACGCCCCAGTGGGAGGACGCGCTGGCAACCCGTTGCAAAACGCTTTTGAGTTCTACTACGCCAAAAACCCCTTGATTAAACTACGGGGAGCCCTGGGAGGCTTAAAAGTCGCCACCGCGTATTATGGGGAACTTTGGCGCAACATTGGCTTGATCAAACGGGGATTGAACCGTTCTCGCCAATATCATCCTGAAGTTCGGGCGGTGGTTGGGGGTGGCGCCGTGAGTGTGTTTTATGAACAGCTAGGGCGAAGCCTGCCAAACGGGACGATTATCTCCGTAGGTGAAGGGGAGGCTCTGTTAGAAAAACTGTTGCGGGGTCAAGATTTGAGTGATGAACGCTGTTATGTGGTGGGAGAAACTCAACCACGCGATCGGCTAATTCACGAACAACCCGCCAACATTGAAAAAAGCGCCTGTAACTACGACTATATCGAAAGCATCTGGCCAGAATTCCCCTATTACTTCCAAGAAGAAGACTTCTATATTGGCGTCCAAACCAAGCGCGGTTGTCCCCATAACTGCTGTTACTGCATTTACACCGTCATTGAAGGCAAACAAGTCCGCATTAACCCTGCGGATGAAGTAGTCAAAGAAATCCGCCAATTATATGACCGAGGTATCCGTAACTTCTGGTTTACCGATGCTCAATTTATCCCCGCCCGTCGATTTATTGATGATGCGGTGGAACTGCTGCAAAAAATCATCGATGCGGGGATGGATGATATCCACTGGGCTGCCTATATCCGCGCTGACAACCTGACGCCCGAATTGTGTGATCTGATGGTCAAAACGGGGATGAATTATTTTGAGATTGGCATTACCAGTGGTTCTCAAGAATTGGTGCGAAAAATGCGGATGGGCTATAACTTACGGGTGGTCTTGGAAAACTGCCGCGACCTAAAAGCCGCTGGATTTAATGACTTAGTTTCCGTCAATTACTCGTTTAATGTGATTGATGAAACCTTTGAAACTATTCGCCAAACCATCGCCTATCATCGCGAACTGGAACGAATTTTTGGGGCTGATAAAGTTGAACCAGCGATTTTCTTTATTGGGTTACAACCCCATACCCATTTAGAGGAATACGCTTTCAAAAACGATATGATCAAACCGGGTTACAATCCAATGAGTTTAATGCCTTGGACAGCCCGGAAATTACTCTGGAATCCTGAACCGTTAGGGTCTTTCTTTGGGGAAGTTTGTCTGGAAGCTTGGCGCCGAAATCCCAATGATTTTGGCCGTGAAGTGATGCAAATTCTCGAAGAACGTCTCGGATGTGCAGATTTAGAAGAGGCTTTGTCTGCCCCGATTGAAAGTAAAAATCCGCCTAAACAACTGGTGACTGTTTAA
- a CDS encoding DUF1830 domain-containing protein, with product MSQILDPVPSDRPNHILCCYVNATSKIQIARVTNISNWYFERVVFPGQRLIFEALPEALLEIHTGMMASAILSDTIPCDRLIIGRPNDAHQQPDSEKTLESVAKSLYNSKPFATPNKVKEIAESFMEPALTLVD from the coding sequence ATGTCTCAAATACTAGATCCCGTTCCATCCGATCGCCCGAATCACATTCTTTGCTGCTATGTGAATGCCACCAGCAAGATTCAGATTGCTCGCGTGACAAATATTTCTAATTGGTATTTTGAGCGCGTGGTCTTCCCTGGACAGCGGCTGATTTTTGAAGCGTTGCCAGAAGCTTTGTTGGAAATTCATACAGGGATGATGGCTAGTGCGATTTTATCAGATACGATTCCCTGCGATCGCTTAATCATCGGCAGACCCAATGATGCTCATCAGCAACCTGACTCAGAAAAAACCCTAGAGTCCGTTGCCAAATCACTTTATAATTCCAAACCTTTTGCCACACCGAATAAGGTAAAAGAGATCGCAGAATCCTTCATGGAACCGGCTCTAACCTTGGTGGATTGA